In a genomic window of Streptomyces roseoviridis:
- the lpdA gene encoding dihydrolipoyl dehydrogenase: MSDRFDVVVLGAGPGGYVAAIRAAQLGKRVAVVEEKYWGGVCLNVGCIPTKALLRNAELAHIFHHEAKTFGIKVDGTVSFDYGEAFRRSRTVADGRVKGVHFLMKKNGITEFDGRGTFVDANTLQVAKSDGTTQTVTFDHCIIATGASPRLLPGTSLSDRVVSYEQQILAEDAPKSIVIAGAGAIGIEFAYVLNNYGTKVTIVEFLDRMAPLEDEEVSKELAKQYRKLGIDVLTSTRVEAIDESGPQVRVTVTGKDGASKVLEADKVLQAIGFAPNVSGYGLENTGVSLTERGAIDVDGRCRTSVPHIYAIGDVTAKLMLAHTAEAMGVIAAETIADAETMELDYAMIPRATYCQPQIASFGYTEAQAREKGYDVKVAKFPFMANGKAHGLGDSTGFVKIVADAKYGEIIGAHLIGPDVTELLPELTLAQQWDLTVHEVARNVHAHPTLGEAVKEAIHGIAGHMINF, translated from the coding sequence ATGTCAGACCGCTTCGACGTCGTCGTACTCGGAGCTGGCCCCGGCGGCTACGTCGCCGCCATCCGCGCCGCCCAGCTGGGCAAGCGGGTCGCGGTCGTCGAGGAGAAGTACTGGGGCGGTGTCTGCCTGAACGTCGGCTGCATCCCCACCAAGGCGCTGCTGCGCAACGCCGAACTCGCCCACATCTTCCACCACGAGGCCAAGACCTTCGGCATCAAGGTCGACGGCACCGTCTCCTTCGACTACGGCGAGGCGTTCCGCCGCAGCCGCACGGTCGCGGACGGCCGCGTCAAGGGCGTCCACTTCCTGATGAAGAAGAACGGCATCACCGAGTTCGACGGCCGGGGCACCTTCGTCGACGCGAACACCCTCCAGGTGGCGAAGTCCGACGGCACCACGCAGACGGTCACCTTCGACCACTGCATCATCGCCACCGGCGCCTCCCCGCGCCTGCTGCCCGGCACCTCCCTCAGCGACCGCGTGGTGTCGTACGAGCAGCAGATCCTCGCCGAGGACGCCCCGAAGTCGATCGTCATCGCCGGCGCCGGTGCGATCGGCATCGAGTTCGCGTACGTCCTGAACAACTACGGCACCAAGGTCACCATCGTCGAGTTCCTGGACCGGATGGCCCCGCTGGAGGACGAGGAGGTGTCCAAGGAGCTCGCGAAGCAGTACCGCAAGCTCGGCATCGACGTCCTCACCTCCACCCGTGTCGAGGCGATCGACGAGTCCGGCCCGCAGGTCCGCGTCACCGTCACCGGCAAGGACGGGGCGAGCAAGGTCCTGGAGGCCGACAAGGTCCTGCAGGCCATCGGCTTCGCGCCGAACGTCTCCGGCTACGGCCTGGAGAACACCGGAGTCTCCCTCACCGAGCGCGGCGCCATCGACGTCGACGGCCGCTGCCGCACCTCCGTGCCGCACATCTACGCCATCGGTGACGTCACCGCGAAGCTGATGCTCGCGCACACCGCCGAGGCCATGGGCGTCATCGCCGCCGAGACCATCGCGGACGCCGAGACGATGGAGCTCGACTACGCGATGATCCCGCGCGCCACCTACTGCCAGCCGCAGATCGCCAGCTTCGGCTACACGGAGGCGCAGGCGCGCGAGAAGGGGTACGACGTCAAGGTCGCCAAGTTCCCCTTCATGGCGAACGGCAAGGCGCACGGCCTCGGCGACTCGACCGGCTTCGTGAAGATCGTCGCCGACGCGAAGTACGGGGAGATCATCGGTGCCCACCTGATCGGCCCGGACGTCACCGAGCTGCTGCCCGAGCTCACCCTGGCGCAGCAGTGGGACCTCACCGTCCACGAGGTGGCCCGCAACGTGCACGCCCACCCGACGCTGGGCGAGGCCGTCAAGGAAGCGATCCACGGCATCGCCGGCCACATGATCAACTTCTGA
- the serS gene encoding serine--tRNA ligase, translating into MIDLRLLREDPDRVRASQRARGEDVALVDALLSADERRRSSGVRFDELRSEQKALGKLIPKATPEERAALLQKAEQLKTDVKAAEAEQNEADETARALLLQLGNIVHPDVPVGGEEDFVVVETHGTIRDFAAEGFEPKDHLELGEALGAIDVERGAKVSGSRFYYLTGVGALLELALVNAAIAQATEAGFIPMLTPALVRPRAMEGTGFLGQAAENVYHLEKDDYYLVGTSEVPLAAYHMDEIIDADKLPLRYAGFSPCFRREAGTYGKDTRGIFRVHQFDKVEMFSYVAPEDAEAEHKRLLDWEKQWLTSLELPFQVIDVATGDLGASASRKFDCEAWIPTQGKYRELTSASNCDGFQARRLSVRMRDDKDGKKVVQPLATLNGTLCAVPRTIVAILENHQLADGSVRVPEVLRPYLGGREVLEPISK; encoded by the coding sequence GTGATTGACCTTCGCCTGCTCCGTGAGGACCCCGACCGTGTTCGCGCCTCCCAGCGCGCCCGTGGAGAGGACGTCGCGCTCGTCGACGCCCTGCTCTCCGCCGATGAGCGGCGCAGGTCGTCCGGCGTCCGCTTCGACGAGCTCCGTTCCGAGCAGAAGGCGCTCGGCAAGCTGATCCCCAAGGCCACCCCCGAGGAGCGCGCCGCGCTCCTGCAGAAGGCCGAGCAGCTCAAGACCGACGTCAAGGCCGCCGAAGCCGAGCAGAACGAGGCCGACGAGACGGCCCGCGCCCTGCTGCTCCAGCTCGGCAACATCGTCCACCCGGACGTGCCCGTCGGCGGCGAGGAGGACTTCGTCGTCGTCGAGACGCACGGCACCATCCGCGACTTCGCGGCCGAGGGCTTCGAGCCCAAGGACCACCTGGAGCTCGGCGAGGCGCTCGGCGCCATCGACGTCGAGCGCGGCGCCAAGGTCTCCGGCTCGCGCTTCTACTACCTGACCGGTGTCGGCGCGCTCCTGGAGCTCGCCCTGGTCAACGCGGCCATCGCCCAGGCCACCGAGGCCGGCTTCATCCCGATGCTCACCCCCGCGCTGGTCCGCCCGCGCGCCATGGAGGGCACCGGCTTCCTCGGCCAGGCCGCGGAGAACGTGTACCACCTGGAGAAGGACGACTACTACCTGGTCGGCACCTCCGAGGTCCCGCTCGCCGCGTACCACATGGACGAGATCATCGACGCCGACAAGCTGCCGCTGCGGTACGCCGGCTTCTCGCCGTGCTTCCGCCGCGAGGCCGGCACGTACGGCAAGGACACGCGCGGCATCTTCCGCGTCCACCAGTTCGACAAGGTCGAGATGTTCTCGTACGTCGCGCCGGAGGACGCCGAGGCCGAGCACAAGCGGCTCCTGGACTGGGAGAAGCAGTGGCTGACCTCCCTGGAGCTGCCGTTCCAGGTGATCGACGTCGCCACGGGCGACCTGGGCGCCTCCGCCTCCCGCAAGTTCGACTGCGAGGCGTGGATCCCGACCCAGGGCAAGTACCGCGAGCTCACCTCCGCCTCCAACTGCGACGGCTTCCAGGCCCGCCGCCTGTCCGTCCGCATGCGCGACGACAAGGACGGCAAGAAGGTCGTGCAGCCGCTGGCCACCCTGAACGGCACGCTGTGCGCCGTCCCGCGCACCATCGTGGCGATCCTGGAGAACCACCAGCTGGCCGACGGCTCGGTGCGCGTGCCCGAGGTGCTGCGCCCCTACCTCGGCGGCCGTGAGGTCCTGGAGCCGATCTCCAAGTGA
- a CDS encoding ABC transporter permease — MSSQTPETTRIHNIGYRTYDGPRLGRDYARRSLFSQSLRGAYGLGRSAKSKVLPMILFAVMCVPALIIVAVAVVGKQSKLSIEYTQYAIYLQLVIAIFVAAQAPQSVSRDLRFRTVPLYFSRPIERVDYVLAKYGAMASALFVLTAAPLLILWIGALLAKMDFAEQTKLFGQGLTSVALLSLLFGGIGLVMAALTPRRGFGVAAVIAVLVISYGAVSTLQGIAYGTDNIGAVKWIGLFSPLTLIGGVQAAFLGAPTPFPGGEDAAPGTGVGVVYLLAVLALIAGSYGVLMRRYRKVGL, encoded by the coding sequence ATGAGCTCCCAGACCCCCGAGACCACGCGGATCCACAACATCGGCTACCGCACGTACGACGGGCCGCGCCTCGGCCGTGACTACGCGCGCCGCTCGCTCTTCTCGCAGTCGCTGCGGGGCGCCTACGGCCTGGGCCGCAGCGCCAAGTCCAAGGTGCTGCCGATGATCCTCTTCGCGGTGATGTGCGTGCCCGCGCTGATCATCGTCGCCGTCGCGGTCGTCGGAAAGCAGAGCAAGCTGTCGATCGAGTACACCCAGTACGCGATCTACCTCCAGCTGGTGATCGCCATCTTCGTGGCCGCGCAGGCGCCGCAGTCCGTCTCCCGCGACCTCCGCTTCCGCACGGTGCCGCTGTACTTCTCCCGCCCGATCGAGCGCGTGGACTACGTCCTCGCCAAGTACGGCGCGATGGCCTCGGCCCTGTTCGTCCTGACCGCCGCCCCGCTCCTGATCCTCTGGATCGGCGCGCTGCTGGCCAAGATGGACTTCGCCGAGCAGACCAAGCTGTTCGGGCAGGGCCTGACCTCCGTGGCGCTGCTCTCGCTGCTCTTCGGCGGCATCGGCCTGGTCATGGCGGCCCTCACCCCGCGCCGCGGCTTCGGTGTCGCCGCCGTCATCGCCGTCCTCGTGATCTCCTACGGAGCGGTCTCCACCCTCCAGGGCATCGCCTACGGCACGGACAACATCGGCGCCGTCAAGTGGATCGGCCTGTTCTCACCGCTCACCCTCATCGGCGGCGTGCAGGCGGCGTTCCTGGGCGCGCCCACCCCCTTCCCCGGAGGGGAGGACGCGGCGCCCGGCACCGGCGTCGGCGTGGTCTACCTCCTGGCCGTCCTCGCCCTGATCGCCGGCTCGTACGGCGTCCTGATGCGCCGCTACCGAAAGGTCGGGCTGTGA
- a CDS encoding MFS transporter, translating to MLAHPVLLLVGIVLASLNMRAALASVSPLVSEMAEAYGLSPAASSLVTSVPVLFLGLGALVAPWLGRRFGAERVLCAALLLLGAGILVRVLPSAAALYCGGVLVGTAIALLNVLMPGLIKRDFPDRAASMTSLYTGAMIAGATLVAASSVPLERALGGWRASLASWSLLAVVAAVAWLPQVLIARGPGRAGLGAGTGASPATGPVRSVWRSALAWQVTLFMGLQSLWSYVLIAWMPTIFTDHGMSRSTAGVVFAFNNLIQVAGAFAVPLLAGRMRSQRPLVVLVTTLVAAGYAGLMVAPVEGAWLWSAVLGVGQGGAVGLALTLIVLRSGDAVTAARLSGMAQTVGYLLAAAGPLAAGALHQATGSWTLPITAVLGVCAAALAVGLLAARNRTV from the coding sequence CTGCTCGCCCACCCCGTCCTGCTCCTCGTGGGCATCGTGCTCGCCTCGCTCAACATGCGGGCCGCGCTGGCGAGCGTGTCGCCGCTGGTGAGCGAGATGGCGGAGGCGTACGGGCTCTCCCCGGCCGCCAGCTCCCTGGTGACCTCGGTGCCGGTGCTCTTCCTGGGCCTGGGCGCGCTGGTGGCGCCCTGGCTCGGCCGGCGCTTCGGCGCGGAACGGGTCCTGTGCGCCGCCCTGCTGCTGCTCGGCGCCGGGATCCTGGTGCGGGTCCTGCCGTCGGCGGCGGCCCTCTACTGCGGCGGGGTGCTGGTCGGCACGGCCATCGCCCTGCTGAACGTGCTGATGCCCGGTCTGATCAAGCGGGACTTCCCCGACCGCGCCGCGTCGATGACCTCCCTCTACACGGGTGCCATGATCGCGGGCGCCACACTCGTCGCGGCCTCCTCGGTGCCCCTGGAGCGGGCGCTCGGCGGCTGGCGGGCCTCCCTCGCCTCCTGGTCGCTGCTCGCGGTGGTGGCGGCCGTCGCCTGGCTGCCGCAGGTCCTGATCGCCCGGGGCCCCGGCCGCGCGGGGCTCGGGGCGGGGACGGGCGCGAGCCCCGCCACCGGGCCGGTCCGGTCGGTGTGGCGGTCGGCGCTCGCCTGGCAGGTCACCCTGTTCATGGGCCTGCAGTCGCTGTGGTCGTACGTCCTGATCGCCTGGATGCCGACGATCTTCACGGACCACGGGATGAGCCGCTCCACGGCCGGTGTCGTCTTCGCCTTCAACAACCTGATCCAGGTCGCGGGTGCCTTCGCCGTCCCCCTGCTGGCCGGCCGGATGCGGAGCCAGCGGCCCCTGGTCGTCCTCGTGACGACACTGGTCGCGGCCGGGTACGCCGGCCTTATGGTCGCTCCCGTGGAGGGCGCCTGGCTCTGGTCGGCGGTCCTCGGGGTGGGGCAGGGCGGGGCGGTGGGCCTCGCGCTCACCCTGATCGTGCTGCGCTCGGGCGACGCGGTGACGGCCGCCCGGCTCTCCGGGATGGCCCAGACCGTCGGCTATCTCCTCGCGGCGGCCGGTCCGCTGGCCGCCGGCGCCCTCCACCAGGCCACCGGCTCCTGGACGCTGCCGATCACCGCCGTCCTCGGCGTGTGCGCCGCGGCGCTCGCGGTGGGCCTGCTGGCGGCCCGGAACCGTACGGTCTGA
- the pheA gene encoding prephenate dehydratase has product MSATRYTYLGPEGTFTEAALRTLPEAATRELVPMVSVPAALDAVRNGEAAAALVPIENSVEGGVTATLDELASGEPLMIYREVVLPIAFALLVRPGTKLSEIKTVTGHPVAQPQVRNWLRAHLPEAVWESAASNADGARLVQEGRFDAAFAGEFAAATYGLEPLVTEIHDAENAETRFVLVGRPARPAAPTGADKTSVVLWLGDDHPGALLELLQEFAVRGVNLMLIQSRPTGAGIGNYCFAVDAEGHIADRRVGEALMGLKRICPKVRFLGSYPRAGVSAEDVRALRRGTSDAEFTAASDWLARVQDGRA; this is encoded by the coding sequence ATGTCAGCCACCCGGTATACGTATCTCGGTCCCGAAGGCACGTTCACGGAGGCCGCGCTGCGTACGCTGCCCGAGGCCGCGACGCGGGAGCTGGTGCCGATGGTCTCGGTGCCGGCCGCCCTGGACGCCGTGCGCAACGGCGAGGCGGCCGCGGCGCTCGTACCGATCGAGAACTCGGTCGAGGGCGGTGTGACCGCGACCCTCGACGAGCTGGCCTCGGGCGAGCCGCTGATGATCTACCGCGAGGTGGTCCTGCCGATCGCGTTCGCGCTGCTCGTACGGCCCGGGACCAAGCTGTCGGAGATCAAGACGGTCACGGGCCACCCGGTGGCCCAGCCGCAGGTGCGGAACTGGCTGCGGGCCCATCTGCCGGAGGCGGTGTGGGAGTCGGCCGCCTCCAACGCGGACGGGGCGCGACTGGTCCAGGAGGGCCGGTTCGACGCGGCCTTCGCGGGCGAGTTCGCGGCGGCGACGTACGGTCTGGAGCCGCTGGTCACCGAGATCCACGACGCGGAGAACGCGGAGACCCGGTTCGTGCTCGTGGGCCGGCCGGCCCGGCCGGCGGCGCCCACGGGGGCGGACAAGACCTCGGTGGTGCTGTGGCTGGGCGACGACCACCCGGGCGCCCTGCTGGAACTCCTCCAGGAATTCGCGGTGCGCGGGGTCAATCTGATGTTGATCCAATCCCGGCCGACGGGCGCCGGAATCGGCAACTACTGCTTCGCCGTCGACGCGGAGGGGCATATCGCGGACCGGCGGGTCGGTGAGGCGCTGATGGGGTTGAAGCGGATCTGTCCGAAGGTGCGGTTCCTCGGTTCGTATCCGCGGGCGGGCGTCTCGGCCGAGGACGTACGGGCGCTGCGGCGCGGGACCTCGGACGCCGAGTTCACGGCGGCGTCCGACTGGCTGGCGCGGGTGCAGGACGGCCGGGCCTGA
- a CDS encoding ABC transporter ATP-binding protein, giving the protein MIATESLSKRFPRVTALDRLSLDIGPGVTGLVGANGAGKSTMIKILLGLSPATEGRAEVLGLDVATSGAQIRERVGYMPEHDCLPPDVSATEFVVHMARMSGLPPTAARERTADTLRHVGLYEERYRPMGGYSTGMKQRVKLAQALVHDPQLVLLDEPTNGLDPVGRDDMLGLIRRVWTDFGISVLVTSHLLGELERTCDHVVVIDGGRLLRSSSTSDFTRSTTTLAVEVTDSDAHPDGTEALRAALTAAGVTLHAGVEDGLPGAGHILLLEASGEETYDLVRDTVAGLGLGLVRMEQRRHHIAEVFKAADQQEVTAR; this is encoded by the coding sequence GTGATCGCTACCGAAAGCCTCAGCAAGCGGTTCCCCCGGGTGACCGCTCTCGACCGGCTCTCCCTGGACATCGGGCCCGGTGTGACCGGACTGGTGGGTGCCAACGGAGCCGGCAAGTCCACGATGATCAAGATCCTGCTCGGTCTCTCCCCCGCCACGGAGGGCCGCGCCGAGGTCCTCGGACTCGACGTCGCGACCTCCGGCGCGCAGATCCGCGAGCGCGTCGGCTACATGCCGGAGCACGACTGCCTGCCGCCCGACGTCTCGGCGACCGAGTTCGTCGTCCACATGGCGCGGATGTCCGGCCTGCCGCCGACCGCGGCCCGCGAGCGCACGGCGGACACCCTGCGCCACGTCGGTCTCTACGAGGAGCGCTACCGCCCGATGGGCGGCTACTCGACCGGCATGAAGCAGCGGGTGAAGCTCGCCCAGGCCCTCGTCCACGACCCGCAGCTGGTCCTGCTGGACGAGCCGACCAACGGCCTCGACCCGGTGGGCCGGGACGACATGCTCGGCCTGATCCGGCGGGTGTGGACGGACTTCGGCATCTCGGTCCTGGTCACCTCCCACCTGCTCGGCGAGCTGGAGCGCACCTGCGACCACGTCGTCGTCATCGACGGCGGACGGCTGCTGCGCTCCAGCTCCACCAGCGACTTCACCCGGTCCACCACCACCCTCGCGGTCGAGGTCACCGACTCCGACGCGCACCCCGACGGCACGGAGGCGCTCCGCGCCGCCCTGACCGCCGCCGGCGTCACCCTCCACGCGGGCGTGGAGGACGGCCTGCCCGGCGCCGGCCACATCCTGCTCCTGGAGGCCTCCGGCGAGGAGACCTACGACCTCGTCCGCGACACCGTCGCCGGCCTCGGCCTCGGCCTGGTGCGCATGGAGCAGCGCCGTCACCACATCGCCGAGGTCTTCAAGGCGGCCGACCAGCAGGAGGTGACGGCGCGATGA
- a CDS encoding HAD family hydrolase — protein sequence MSPFPYRLVATDLDGTLLRADESVSDRTRDALAAATAAGAAHIVVTGRAVPWTRHILDDLGYEGLAVCGQGAQVYHAGEHRLLTSLTLDRQLAGLALSKIEAEVGPLAVAASRDGLEGEVLIGPGYRTQSGPLPYVPYEDPAELWSAPLTKLYIQHPTLGDDELVRAARTTVGALVDVVMAGAGIVEILPLGLSKATGLSLAARRLGVKAAETIAFGDMPNDIPMFGWAAHGVAMANAHEELKAVADEVTASNEEDGIAVVLERLLAS from the coding sequence GTGAGCCCCTTCCCCTACCGCCTGGTCGCGACGGACCTCGACGGCACGCTGCTGCGGGCCGACGAGTCCGTCTCGGACCGTACGCGGGACGCCCTCGCCGCCGCGACGGCGGCGGGCGCCGCGCACATCGTCGTGACCGGCCGGGCGGTGCCCTGGACCCGCCACATCCTCGACGACCTCGGCTACGAGGGCCTCGCGGTGTGCGGGCAGGGCGCGCAGGTCTACCACGCGGGCGAGCACCGGCTGCTGACCTCGCTGACGCTCGACCGGCAGCTCGCCGGGCTCGCCCTCTCCAAGATCGAGGCGGAGGTCGGGCCGCTGGCCGTGGCCGCGAGCCGCGACGGCCTGGAGGGCGAGGTCCTGATCGGACCCGGCTACCGGACGCAGAGCGGCCCGCTGCCGTACGTGCCGTACGAGGACCCGGCGGAGCTGTGGTCGGCGCCGCTCACCAAGCTCTACATCCAGCACCCGACGCTCGGCGACGACGAGCTGGTCCGGGCCGCCCGCACGACCGTCGGCGCCCTCGTCGACGTCGTCATGGCGGGCGCGGGCATCGTGGAGATCCTTCCGCTCGGCCTCAGCAAGGCCACCGGCCTGTCGCTCGCCGCCCGCCGGCTGGGCGTGAAGGCCGCGGAGACCATCGCCTTCGGTGACATGCCCAACGACATACCGATGTTCGGCTGGGCGGCCCACGGCGTGGCCATGGCCAACGCCCACGAGGAGCTGAAGGCCGTGGCCGACGAGGTGACCGCCTCGAACGAGGAGGACGGCATCGCCGTCGTCCTGGAGCGTCTGCTCGCCTCGTAG
- a CDS encoding FadR/GntR family transcriptional regulator, translating into MALKAAGRTSLTDSVVEQLRAQLAEGEWAVGDRIPTEHELAQTLGVGRNTVREAVRVLVHSGLLESRQGNGTFVRSTADPAAVLHGVRHAGARDVLELRAALEAEAARLAAVRRDTHDLLRLRAALATLREEGDRDADADLAFHLAVVEATHNAAFREVYRFFSAQVHEVLVHALGDHAMPPVDIDAHEALVAAIEAGDEDAAEAGARELLRVPLATVAALTDAPEGGAAKDDGAADDGVAAGRAAKDRSAEDRVTRDRAAGADR; encoded by the coding sequence ATGGCACTGAAGGCGGCGGGGCGGACCTCGTTGACGGACTCCGTCGTGGAGCAGTTGCGGGCCCAGCTCGCGGAGGGCGAGTGGGCGGTCGGCGACCGCATTCCCACCGAGCACGAGCTGGCCCAGACGCTGGGCGTGGGCCGCAACACCGTCCGCGAGGCCGTCCGGGTCCTGGTCCACTCGGGCCTGCTGGAATCCCGCCAGGGCAACGGCACCTTCGTCAGGTCGACCGCCGATCCCGCCGCCGTGCTGCACGGCGTGCGGCACGCCGGCGCCCGGGACGTCCTGGAGCTGCGCGCCGCCCTGGAGGCGGAGGCGGCCCGGCTGGCGGCGGTCCGGCGCGACACCCATGACCTGCTGAGGCTGCGGGCGGCGCTGGCCACCCTGCGCGAGGAGGGCGACCGTGACGCGGACGCCGACCTCGCCTTCCACCTCGCGGTCGTCGAGGCCACCCACAACGCGGCCTTCCGCGAGGTCTACCGCTTCTTCTCCGCCCAGGTCCACGAGGTCCTGGTGCACGCGCTCGGCGACCACGCGATGCCGCCGGTCGACATCGACGCCCACGAGGCCCTCGTCGCCGCCATCGAAGCGGGGGACGAGGACGCGGCCGAGGCGGGGGCGCGTGAACTGCTGCGGGTGCCGCTGGCGACGGTCGCGGCGCTGACGGACGCGCCGGAAGGCGGGGCGGCGAAGGACGACGGGGCGGCGGACGACGGCGTGGCTGCCGGCCGGGCGGCGAAGGACCGGTCGGCTGAGGACCGGGTGACCCGGGACCGGGCGGCGGGGGCCGACCGGTGA
- a CDS encoding ABC transporter permease, with translation MYNPTVARLTYRALLGRRRALILFALPALLLVIAAAIRALNGADDQVAADVLGGFALATMVPLIGVIAGTGAIGPEIDDGSIVYLLAKPVKRPTIIFTKLIVAVAVTMVFSALPTLLAGFVLNGNGQQVAVAYTVAALVASIAYSALFLLLGTVSRHAVVIGLVYALVWEALFGSLISGAKTLSVQQWALALAEKVTGDGLVSSEVGLPTAVSLLAAVTVAATWYAGRKLRTLTLAGEE, from the coding sequence ATGTACAACCCCACCGTCGCACGGCTCACCTACCGGGCCCTGCTCGGCCGCCGCCGCGCACTCATCCTCTTCGCGCTGCCCGCCCTCCTGCTCGTGATCGCGGCGGCGATCCGCGCCCTCAACGGCGCCGACGACCAGGTCGCCGCCGATGTCCTCGGCGGGTTCGCGCTCGCCACGATGGTGCCGCTGATCGGCGTGATCGCCGGCACCGGCGCCATCGGACCCGAGATCGACGACGGCTCGATCGTCTATCTCCTCGCCAAGCCGGTGAAGCGGCCGACGATCATCTTCACCAAGCTGATCGTGGCCGTCGCCGTCACCATGGTCTTCTCCGCCCTGCCCACCCTCCTCGCCGGGTTCGTCCTCAACGGCAACGGACAGCAGGTGGCGGTCGCCTACACCGTGGCGGCCCTGGTGGCCTCCATCGCGTACAGCGCCCTCTTCCTGCTCCTCGGCACGGTCAGCCGGCACGCCGTGGTCATCGGCCTCGTCTACGCCCTGGTCTGGGAGGCGCTGTTCGGCTCCCTCATCTCGGGCGCCAAGACGCTGAGCGTGCAGCAGTGGGCGCTGGCCCTCGCGGAGAAGGTCACCGGCGACGGTCTGGTCTCCTCCGAGGTCGGCCTGCCCACGGCGGTGAGTCTGCTGGCGGCCGTGACGGTCGCGGCCACCTGGTACGCGGGCCGCAAGCTGCGCACGCTCACGCTCGCCGGCGAGGAGTAG
- a CDS encoding ABC transporter ATP-binding protein translates to MSVLSIDHVSRWFGNVVAVNDVTMTIGPGVTGLLGPNGAGKSTLINMMGGFLAPSTGTVTLDGTTIWRNEAVYKEIGVVPEREAMYDFLTGREFVVANAELQGLGDAEAQRALATVEMEYAQDRKIATYSKGMRQRVKMASALVHEPSVLLLDEPFNGMDPRQRMQLMDLLRRMGAEGRTVLFSSHILEEVEQLASHIEVIVAGRHAASGDFRRIRRLMTDRPHRYLVRSDDDRALAAALIADPSTAGIEIDHADGGLRVQAVDFGRFTELLPKVARERGIRLLTVSPSDESLESVFSYLVTA, encoded by the coding sequence ATGAGCGTTCTCTCCATCGACCACGTCTCACGCTGGTTCGGCAACGTCGTGGCCGTCAACGACGTCACCATGACCATCGGCCCCGGCGTCACCGGACTCCTCGGCCCCAACGGCGCCGGAAAGTCCACCCTCATCAACATGATGGGCGGCTTCCTCGCCCCCTCCACCGGCACCGTCACCCTCGACGGGACGACGATCTGGCGCAACGAGGCGGTCTACAAGGAGATCGGCGTCGTCCCCGAGCGCGAGGCGATGTACGACTTCCTCACCGGACGCGAATTCGTCGTCGCCAACGCCGAGTTGCAGGGCCTGGGCGACGCCGAGGCCCAGCGGGCCCTCGCCACGGTGGAGATGGAGTACGCCCAGGACCGCAAGATCGCCACGTACAGCAAGGGCATGCGGCAGCGCGTGAAGATGGCCTCGGCCCTCGTCCACGAGCCGTCCGTGCTGCTGCTCGACGAGCCCTTCAACGGCATGGACCCGCGCCAGCGCATGCAGCTCATGGACCTGCTGCGCCGGATGGGCGCCGAGGGCCGCACGGTGCTGTTCTCCTCGCACATCCTGGAGGAGGTCGAGCAGCTGGCCTCGCACATCGAGGTGATCGTGGCGGGACGGCACGCGGCCTCCGGCGACTTCCGCCGCATCCGCCGGCTGATGACCGACCGGCCGCACCGCTATCTCGTCCGCTCCGACGACGACCGGGCCCTGGCGGCGGCGCTGATCGCCGACCCGTCGACGGCCGGCATCGAGATCGACCACGCCGACGGCGGACTGCGCGTCCAGGCCGTGGACTTCGGCCGGTTCACCGAACTGCTGCCGAAGGTCGCCCGGGAGCGCGGCATCCGGCTCCTGACGGTCTCGCCCTCGGACGAGTCCCTCGAATCCGTCTTCTCGTATCTCGTCACGGCCTGA